The sequence GGGGCTTGGCGCGACCCATCTGAAATGATTGGGATTTCACGCTCAATGTTTCGTCGTCCCGGAGGCGACGAAACAATTTGCGCGAAAGATGAAACCATTTTCCGCTTTTGGCGCATCACGGGGGAAACCGCCCATGGTTATCAGCTTCACAACGACGACGGCACTCCGCCGGCCACGAATTGGGAGACAAGATCATGCGCGCGCTCAGCTTCATCCTTGCCTTCGGTTTCGTGCTCGCTGGCTCCTCCTTCGCAGGCACGCCCGATGGCAGCCTGCCCGGTGTCGGCACCTTCCAGTACAGCGGCCCGCCGCTGACGATCACCGCACCGCAGCCGATCGTGCTCGCCGCGCGCCTCTGATCGCCAACACGCAAATCAGCCGGCAAGGGCCATCATGCTCGTTCGTTTCTGCGCCGCAGCATTCATCTCCGTCCTGACGATCATTGCCGCTCAGGCGCAGGTCCGCGCTCCCTCAAGGCTGCCGGATCCGCGCGGCGAATTCGTGCGTCAGTGTGCGCCACGTATGCTCGGGCGCTGGGAGCATCCCGAGGCGGTTTGCACCTGCCTCCACGACCATGCGGCTGCCATGGTCGAGGATCGCGATTTGCGCGAGGCCCTGCTGCGGGGCATCAGCGAAACCGGCGTGCCGACGATCGAGACCGATTGGGTACCGACGTCCAAGCAGGGCGAAATCGGCCCGACCTTCACCAGGATCGCCAAGCCGACCCTGCAGTGCATGTTCGACCCGGCGAAGTAGCTCTCAGGTCTTCATTTGATTTTTGGACCGTAGCGCGGCACGCAGGCGCTGGTCCGCGACACGCCCTTGTCGGTCATCTTCGCGCCGCGCACTTCCTTGACCTGACCTGCGGGGCAGGTTCCGTCATCTACGAGCACGCGCTGGCCAAGCTTGAGGTCGACGATGTCCTGTTCGCGGCCGACCGTTGTTGCGTGCGCCGTCGAGGCGAGCGCGAGGGATATCAGGAGAGACAGGCAAGTCGCGCGGCGCAGCTGCATGATATGAGATCCCGGATCGATAGCCGCAATCTAGGAAGTGGCAGCCGATTCTCATAGTGAAGCTTCGTCACGCCCGTCGAAGCGATTTGCTGCGGGCGCGCAGGGCCGAGCGCGATTCCCGCGCCAGCTGTTCAGCCGAGGCGATCAATTGCGGAACCGCGTGCCCCGAAAATCCCAGCACGAATCCGGGCAGGGGGCGTGCGCGTGAATAGGTGTCGGCCAGCAGCCAGCCCTCTGCACCAGCCGCCTGCTTCGCCTCTGCCGCCACCCGCGGATCGACTGCGGGATCGAACCGGGCGACGAGGTGCAACCCTTGCGACGGCACCGGCACGGATAGTGCGCCGTCGGATCTGGTCTCCAGCGTCGCGGCCAGGGCATCACGCGCCTCGCGATAGAGCTTGCGCATGCGCTTGAGGTTCGCAGCGAAGGCGCCGGAATTGAGCATGTCGGCCACGGCACCTTCCATCAGCGTGCCGGGAAAGCGGTCGAGCGTGGCGCGGGCCGCGGTCACGTCCGCGATCAGCC comes from Bradyrhizobium sp. CCGE-LA001 and encodes:
- a CDS encoding DUF6719 family protein, with the translated sequence MQLRRATCLSLLISLALASTAHATTVGREQDIVDLKLGQRVLVDDGTCPAGQVKEVRGAKMTDKGVSRTSACVPRYGPKIK